Genomic window (Vibrio coralliirubri):
TTCCTTAAGTACCTTGACGGCCGTGGCCTGAAAGAAACTTCAGCGCAACGCGTATACGCGTTCCTAGGTGACGGTGAGATGGATGAGCCAGAATCACGTGGTGCTATCTCTTTCGCTGCGCGTGAGAAGCTAGACAACCTATGTTTCCTAATCAACTGTAACCTACAGCGTCTAGACGGCCCTGTAATGGGTAACGGTAGCATCATCCAAGAACTTGAAGGCCTATTCAAAGGCGCAGGTTGGAACGTTGTTAAAGTTATCTGGGGTAGCAACTGGGATTCTCTACTAGCTAAAGACACTACTGGTAAGCTTCTTCAACTAATGAACGAAACTATCGATGGTGACTACCAAACATTCAAATCTAAAGATGGCGCATACGTACGTGAGCACTTCTTTGGTAAGTACCCAGAAACAGCTGCACTAGTTGCAGACATGACTGATGACGAAATCTTCGCTCTTAAGCGTGGTGGTCACGATTCTTCTAAACTGTTTGCTGCATTCAACAATGCTAAAGAGACAAACGGTAAGCCAACTGTAATCCTAGCTAAGACTGTTAAAGGTTACGGCATGGGTGATGCAGCTGAAGGTAAGAACATTGCACACGGTGTTAAGAAAATGGACATGACTCATGTTCAACACCTACGTGATCGCCTAGGCCTAGAAGACATCCTTTCAGATGAGAAGATCGCTGAACTTCCTTACCTGAAATTGGAAGAAGGTACGCCTGAGTACGAATACATGCACGCTCGTCGTAACGCTCTACACGGTTACACACCTGCACGTCTTCCTAAGTTTACTCAAGAGTTCAAGGTTCCTGAGCTAGACGCATTCGCACCTCTACTAGGTGAACAGAAGCGTGATATCTCTACAACTATGGCTTATGTACGTACGCTAAACATCCTTCTTAAAGATAAGAACATTGGTAAGAACATCGTTCCTATCATCTGTGATGAAGCTCGTACATTCGGTATGGAAGGTCTATTCCGTCAGGTTGGTATCTACAACCCACACGGTCAAGAATACACACCTGAAGATAAAGGCATCGTTTCTTACTACAAAGAAGCAACGTCTGGTCAAGTTCTTCAAGAAGGTATCAACGAACTAGGTTCTATGGCTTCATGGGTTGCTGCTGCAACTTCATACAGCACAAACGATCTACCGATGATCCCGTTCTACATCTACTACTCAATGTTCGGTTTCCAACGTATTGGTGACATGGCATGGCTAGCAGGCGACCAACAAGCTCGTGGCTTCCTACTAGGTGCTACTGCAGGTCGTACAACACTGAACGGTGAAGGTCTACAGCACGAAGATGGTCACTCGCACATCCAAGCGAACACTATCCCGAACTGTATCTCTTACGACCCAACGTTTGCTTACGAGCTAGCGGTAATCATGCAAGACGGTATCCGTCGCATGTACGGTCCTGAGCAAGAGAACGTTTACTACTACCTAACAGTAATGAACGAGAACTACGCAATGCCAGCAATGCCAGAAGGCGCTGAAGAAGGCATCCGTAAAGGTATCTACAAGCTTGAATCTCACGCTGGTGCTAAGGGCAAAGTTCAACTAATGAGCTCTGGTACTATCATGAACGAAGCGCGTAAAGCAGCTGAAATTCTAAGCGAAGAGTACGGCGTAGCATCTGACGTATTCTCTGTAACGTCGTTCAACGAACTAACTCGTGACGGCCAAGCGGTAGAGCGTGACAACATGCTTCACCCAGAAGCTGAAGAGAAAGTACCGTACATCACGACTGTTCTTGGTAAAGAACCTGCAATCGCAGTGACTGACTACATGAAGAACTACGCTGAGCAAGTACGTGCGTACATGCCAACTGAGTCTTACAAAGTACTTGGTACAGATGGTTTCGGCCGTTCTGACAGCCGTGCAAACCTACGTCGTCACTTCGAAGTTAACGCTGGCTACATCGTAGTTGCAGCTCTAACTGAACTGGCTAAACGTGGTGACATCGAGAAATCTGTAGTTGTTGAAGCAATTGCTAAATTCGATATCGACACTGAAAAAACTAACCCGCAATACGCATAAGACTGGCATTAAGGTAGGTAAATACAATGACAATCGAAATTAATGTACCAGACATCGGTGCTGACGAGGTTGAAGTAACTGAGATTCTTGTAAACGTTGGCGACAAGGTTGAAGAAGAGCAGTCACTGATCACTGTTGAAGGCGACAAAGCTTCAATGGAAGTTCCTGCGTCTCAAGCGGGTATCGTTAAAGAAATCAAAGTAGCGGAAGGCGATTCTGTTTCTACTGGTTCTCTTATCATGATCTTCGAAGCGGAAGGTGCTGCAGCAGTACCGGCTGCTCCAGCAGTTGAAGCGGCGGCACCAGTTGCAGCTGCTCCTGCAGCGGCAGCTGAGCTTAAAGAAGTTCACGTTCCTGACATCGGCGGTGATGAAGTTGAAGTAACTGAAATCATGGTTGCTATCGGTGACGCAGTAGAAGAAGAGCAATCTCTTCTTACTGTTGAAGGTGACAAGGCTTCAATGGAAGTTCCTGCACCATTCGCTGGTATCGTTAAAGAAATCAAGATCGCTTCTGGTGATTCAGTATCGACTGGTTCTCTAGTAATGGTATTTGAAGTAGCGGGCTCTGGCGCTCCAGTTGCAGCAGCTCCTGCTCCAGCGGCGGCACCAGTTGCAGCGGCTCCAGCAGCATCAGCTGAAAAAGAAGTAAACGTTCCTGATATCGGTGGTGACGAAGTAGAAGTTACTGAAATCATGGTAGCGGTTGGCGATACAGTAGAAGAAGAGCAATCTCTAATTACTGTTGAAGGCGACAAAGCTTCAATGGAAGTTCCTGCACCATTCGCTGGTACAGTAAAAGAGATCAAGATTGCAGCTGGCGACAAAGTGTCAACTGGCTCTCTAATCATGACGTTCGTAGTTGAAGGCGCAGCGCCTGCTCCTGTTGCAGCACCTGCACAAGCAGCAGCTCCAGCGGCGGCACCTGCTCCTAAAGCAGAAGCACCTGCAGAGGCTCCAGCAGCAGCTGGCGACTTCCAAGAGAACGGTGACTACGCGCACGCTTCTCCAGTTGTTCGTCGTCTAGCTCGTGAGTTTGGCGTTAACCTTTCTAAGGTTAAAGGTACTGGTCGTAAGAGCCGTATCCTTAAAGAAGACGTTCAGTCTTACGTTAAAGATGCACTTAAGCGTCTTGAGTCTGGTGCAGCTGCATCTGGCAAAGGCGGCGACGGTTCTGCTCTTGGTCTACTACCATGGCCAAAAGTTGACTTCAGCAAGTTCGGCGAAACTGAAGTTCAGAAGCTTTCTAAGATTAAGAAGATCTCTGGCGCTAACCTGCACCGTAACTGGGTAATGATCCCTCACGTTACACAGTGGGACAACGCAGACATCACTGAGCTAGAAGCATTCCGTAAAGAACAGAACGCAATCGAAGCGAAGAAAGACACTGGCATGAAGATCACTCCACTTGTGTTCATCATGAAAGCTGTTGCTAAAGCGCTAGAAGCATTCCCAGCGTTTAACTCTTCTCTTTCTGAAGATGGCGAAAGCATCATTCTTAAGAAGTACGTAAACGTGGGTATCGCTGTTGATACACCAAACGGTCTAGTTGTTCCTGTCTTCAAAGACGTGAACAAGAAAGGCATTTACGAGCTATCTGAAGAGCTAATGGCTGTTTCTAAGAAGGCACGTTCTGGTAAACTAACAGCGGCAGACATGCAAGGCGGTTGTTTCACAATCTCTAGCCTTGGTGGTATTGGCGGTACTGCATTTACTCCAATCGTAAATGCTCCAGAAGTAGGTATCCTAGGTGTATCTAAGTCTGAAATTAAGCCAGTTTGGAATGGTAAAGAGTTCCAACCACGTCTACAGCTTCCACTGTCTCTATCATACGACCACCGTGTGATCGATGGTGCTGAAGGTGCACGCTTCATTACTTTCCTAAACAGCGCACTATCTGACATTCGTCGTTTAGTACTGTAATTGAGAAAGTAATTATTAAGGTGACTTTCGGGTCACCTTAATTCTTTATATAAAGACTATTTTTAGAGAACAGTTTCCTGCATTTCTCATAATCTGATGGGGAATTGTTGTCTAGCTCACAGGCTAACTTAAAGCTACTTTCACACTGTTAACATCTCTGTAAAATGTTTCCTGTTTGAAAGCCCAATAATTTTAAGAACATCTACTCAGCCTGTTAGGGATAATGACTACAAGAGGTCACAATGAGCAAAGAAATTAAAGCCCAAGTTGTTGTACTTGGTTCAGGTCCTGCTGGTTACTCAGCGGCATTCCGTTGTGCGGATTTAGGTCTAGAAACAGTACTAGTTGAACGTTACAGCACTCTTGGTGGTGTATGTCTAAACGTTGGTTGTATTCCATCAAAAGCACTTCTTCACGTTTCTAAAGTAATCGAAGAAGCTAAAGCGATGGCAGAGCACGGCGTTGTATTCGGCGAGCCACAAACGGACATCAACAAGATCCGTATTTGGAAAGAAAAAGTAGTTGATCAACTAACTGGCGGTCTTGGCGGTATGGCTAAGATGCGTAACGTTACTGTTGTTAACGGTTTCGGTAAGTTCACTGGTCCTAACAGCATTCTTGTTGAAGGCGAAGGCGAAGCAACAACTGTTAACTTCGACAACGCAATCATTGCTGCGGGTTCTCGCCCAATCAAACTTCCTTTCATCCCACATGAAGACCCACGTATTTGGGATTCTACGGATGCACTAGAACTAAACGAAGTACCTGAAAAACTGCTTATCATGGGCGGCGGTATCATCGGTCTAGAGATGGGTACGGTTTACCACTCTCTAGGTTCTAAAGTTGAAGTTGTAGAGATGTTCGATCAAGTTATCCCTGCTGCGGATAAAGACATCGTTAAAGTTTTCACTAAGCGCATTAAGAACAAGTTCAAGCTAATGCTTGAAACTAAAGTGACTGCTGTTGAAGCGAAAGAAGACGGTATCTACGTTTCAATGGAAGGCAAAAAAGCACCAGCTGAAGCTGAGCGCTACGATGCTGTTCTTGTTGCTATCGGTCGTGTTCCAAACGGTGCACTTATCGACGCTGAAAAAGCGGGTATCGAAGTTGATGAGCGTGGCTTCATCAATGTTGATAAGCAAATGCGTACGAACGTTCCTCACATCCACGCGATCGGTGACGTTGTTGGTCAACCAATGCTTGCTCACAAAGGTGTGCATGAAGGTCACGTAGCTGCTGAAGTTATCTCTGGTAAGAAGCACTACTTCGACCCTAAAGTAATCCCATCAATTGCGTACACTGAGCCAGAAGTTGCTTGGGTAGGTAAGACTGAGAAAGAAGCGAAAGCTGAAGGCATCAACTACGAAGTTGCTACTTTCCCTTGGGCTGCTTCTGGTCGTGCAATCGCTTCTGACTGTGCAGACGGCGTTACTAAGATGATCTTCGATAAAGATACTCATCGCGTAATCGGTGGTGCTGTTGTTGGTACTAACGGTGGTGAACTTCTTGGCGAAATCGGCCTAGCAATCGAAATGGGTTGTGATGCAGAAGATATCGCACTTACTATCCACGCTCACCCAACTCTACACGAGTCTGTTGGTCTAGCTGCGGAAGTATTCGAAGGTTCAATCACTGACCTTCCAAATAAGAAAGCAGTGAAAAAGAAGAAGTAATTCTTTCTTAGCCACTCGCTAATGTTTTTAAAAGCCGCTGATTCGTCAGCGGCTTTTTTATGTCTGAAGAAAAGAGTAGTAACGTTTCACTCCGAGATGCCAGTACGCTGCGCTTCGGGATGCGAAGAGATATTCCATTCTACAAAAAAGGGTTGACCCATTAGGCCTGATGTGACCCCATAAAAGTAGACACTTAATACAGAGCATTGAGTGTCATGAAAGTAAAATCACAAAGACAATATACAGACGAATTTAAACGAGAAGCTGTTCAGCGATCTCTCGATTCTTCTGATACCGTTAAGTCAGTAGCACTATCCTTAGGAATATCGCCGGTGCTACTTTCTAAATGGAGATGCCAAATGACATCGAAAAAGACTAACTCCCTCCCAATACCTAACCACGGCCCCGAAAAATCCTTTGCACAACTGGAGAAAGAGATCCGTCAATTGAAAAAGAAGCTTGAGATGGCAGAGCTGGAGAATGATTTCTTAAAGGAAGCGAAGGCTTTCTTCGACAGCCAAAAAGAATAAGGTTCGAGTATATCCTTAAGAAGGCCAGTGTGAAGCTTCCTGTCATACGACTATGCCAATGGTTGGGTGTTTCTAAAGCGGGTTATTACAAGTGGCTAACAAGGAAACCATCGAAGCGAGAGACAGACAATGAGTCTTTAAGTCACTACTTGAGGAGAGAAAGCAAAGCTCAGTATTGTATTCCAGGCTATCGAAAGCTTTGGGAAGCAGCGGTCGCTAACGGCTTTATTTGTAATAAAAAGCGAGTACAGAGGCTTCTGCAGAATATGGGCTATCGCTCTTGCGCGAGCAAGAAGCGATATGGACGAGCACCAAGACAAAATACGCTTATACCTGCCTATAACATTCTTGCCCGTCAATTTAAGGTGGATAAACCCGATCGAGTTTGGGTGTCAGATATAACTCAGGTGCGCTGTACTGATGGTTGGCAATACCTGTGCGTCGTCTTAGATTTGTTTTCACGCAAAGTGATTGGTTGGTCGACAAGTCGCATTAATAACGCAAAGTTAGTGCTAAGAAGCCTGAATAAGGCTTGGAAACAAAGGCAGCCCTTAGGTCACGAGCTTTTGTTTCACTCCGATCAAGGTATACAGTATCGAGCGTTGGAGACGATCCGTTGGCACCGTAAACGAAAGATTAAAGTCAGCATGTCGAGAAAAGGAAACTGTTGGGACAACGCTTGTTCCGAAAGCTTCTTTGCGCAATATAAGAAAGAGTGGATGAACAACTTAGATCAGCTTTCACGACAAGAAATGACGATGCAGAGTCGAATTTATATCGATACCTATTATAATCCAGTAAGAAGACATGGGACTCTAGGTGGAGTGAGTCCCATGGACTTTGAACTAATCAACTAAACCCCTGTGTCTACTTTTTAGGGGCCATATCATTACTCGAATCTCGAATCTCGAATCTCGAATCTCGAATCTCGAATCTCGAATCTCGAATCTCGAATCTCGAATCTACTTATAAATGCACAGCATGTTCAAGTAGCTATCCGTTAAGCTTGAAAGCTCTTCTGGCGTTTCTACACGTTTCGCTTGGATGAATAGCGAGTAGCAAATGCCGTGGAATAGGTTCGCTAGATGTTTAGGATCGTGATCGTCGCAAACTTCGCCGCGTTCAATCGCTTTGCTAAACATGTTTTGTACTAACATTTGGTTAGTGCGGTTGGTGGTTACGAATAGCGGCCATACTTCATCACGAGTCGAAGCGCTCCATTCGAACCATACGTTTAACCAATGGCTATCTTGAGCCACTAACGTCACCATTTCAGTCGCAATATTATGTAGGTTTTGTTTTGCGTGAATATCCAGATCGATATTGTCTGAAAGGAAGTTAGAGAATTGGCGTACAACATGATTAAGCACTTCATCAACCAGATCTTCACGGGTAGGGAAGTAGTTAAATACCGTTGCGACAGACACCTGAGCGATGTCTGCAATATCAGCGTGTCCACCACGACCGATACCGCGGCGAGAGAATACCTCAAGAGCGATTTCCATCAATTGAAGTTTTCTTTTTAAAGGTGAAAGCCTAGTTCTAGGTCTCTTAGATATTGAGTCCATTTTATTTTCCTTGCCAACGAAATTTTTATATTAATGATTTTATTATTATTTAAGCAAGATGAGTGTAATGGTGCATATGCGAATGGTCAATCCTTTCAGCTTGTTTTATAGACAGTTACATCAAACTTGATACATAAAGCGTGATCAGCATTGATGTGAAAGGAGACGAGTATTGGATAAGGCACCAGCGCACATTTCGTTGAGAATCTGACAGTAAATTCGAACCATAAGGTGGTGTGGGTATTTGAGCAGTGCTAGACTTACGCACAAAATTGAGCGACACAACTGACGAAACTGTCAACATTCGTCGCAATCACCAAATAGAATGAGAGCAGTATGAAGCATACAGTTGAAGTCATGATCTCTGAGCAAGAAGTTCAGGATCGAGTGAACGAACTAGGCAAACAGATCACGGAACACTACAACGGTAGTGAAGATCTAGTTTTAGTTGGCTTATTGCGTGGATCTTTTGTCTTTATGGCAGATCTTGCTCGTGCTATCGATTTAACTCACCAAGTTGATTTCATGACCGCGTCTAGCTACGGCAACGGCATGGAAAGCTCACGTGATGTTCGTATTTTGAAAGACCTTGATGATGATATCCAAGGTAAAGACGTTCTACTTGTAGAAGATATTATCGATACAGGTAACACGCTGACTAAAGTAAAAGAGATTCTGAGCCTACGTGGTCCTAAGTCTATCGAAATTTGTACGCTACTAGACAAGCCTTCTCGCCGTGAAGTGACAGTAGATACAAAATGGATTGGTTTTGAAATCCCAGACGAGTTTGTTGTTGGTGTTGGTATCGACTACGCACAAAAATATCGTCACCTACCGTACATCGGTAAGGTAGTACCTCAAGAGTAATCATTACGCTTGTGGTTTAGAAGTCATTAAAAAGCCCGCATCAGCGGGCTTTTTGTATATATGACGGAACGGGTTAGCTTTGTTGACTAAGAAGAGGCGTCGTTAAGATCTTGTTTAATGCATCTAAGTGACTGTTCTCTAGAGTATCGTTACTTGAGCAACGTACGCCAAGGTCCTGCAGCTTGCCATCGCCAATACCATAAACCACACCGTGGATTTCAACGTCTTGGCCACGCTCCCACGCATTCTGCATAATGGTTGAGTTGCCTAGGTTATAAACCTGTTCTGCGACGTTAATTTCGCACAACTTGTCACCCCATTGCTCACGAGGAAGCCCCTCGATTTGCTTACGGTATTTTAGGTAATTGTCACGGATGTGAAGTAACCAGTTGTTGATAAGACCAAGTTTAGGGTTATCAATCGCCGCGTTAACACCGCCACAGCCATAGTGACCGCAGACAATGATGTGTTTAACTTTGAGTACATCGACGGCGTACTGTACCACTGAGAGGCAGTTTAGGTCGGTATGAACCACTTGGTTCGCCACATTTCGGTGAACAAACAGTTCGCCAGAATACAAACCAGTGAGACGCTCGGCCGGAACACGGCTATCTGAGCAGCCAATCCATAGAAAACCAGGGCTTTGACCCTCTTCAAGCGTTGTAAAATACTCAGGTCGTTGAGATCGAATTTCTTCTGACCATTTAGAGTTGTTTTCAAAAAGCTGTTTAATCTCTGGCATTTTGCGTCTTACATCCCTTAATTAAGAATCTCAACTATACACAATGTTACAAATTCAATCTCGTAAAAACTGTGTCAAATAGTACTCATCTGACGTGTACTCGTCGTTAAAATCATTAACTTAGCGTAGAAGCTATGATCTGGTTATAAGACATTAATGATGTGATTGAATTAACACTTTCTGAACACTTGATACATTTGTTAAAGTGATAAGGTTTGTCATTTCATCATCAGGAAGGTGTGTTTTGTTTGGAAGTCGTTTTACGGATATCAATCTCAAAGGGGACATGTTTGGTGGTGTTACTACAGCCATCATTTCATTACCTTTAGCATTGGCATTTGGTGTTGCTTCTGGTGCGGGCGCGGAAGCTGGCCTTTGGGGCGCCATCATGGTTGGCCTATTTGCTGCATTGTTTGGTGGCTCGAGCAGCCTGATCTCTGAACCGACCGGCCCGATGACGGTGATCATGACAGCCGTAATGACCAGTATGGTCGCGAAATACCCTGAAACTGGCATGGCAATGACCTTCACAGTCGTGATGATGGCAGGTGCATTTCAGATATTGCTTGGCACGTTAAAGCTCGGAAAATACGTTACTTTGATGCCATATAGCGTGATCTCCGGATTTATGTCGGGTATTGGCGTTATTCTAATTATTTTGCAGCTATCCCCTTTATTAGGACACGCCGCACCTTCTGGTGGGGTAATAGGTACGCTATCTGCACTTCCTGATACGCTAGCAAACTTAAAAGTGAGTGAACTGTTTTTAGGTGCATTGACGCTCGGTATTCTTTTTGGCTTCCCCGCTAAGTATCGTAAGTATGTACCCGCACAACTTGTCGCGTTAGTGGCTGTGACGCTCTTGTCCGTCATTATTTTTGATACCGACTCTATTCGCCGTATTGGTGAAATCCCAGCTGGTTTGCCTTCTCTCGTTATTCCTACGATCAGCGCAGAACAGTTCACGACCATGGTTATCGATGCCTTGGTGCTTGGTACATTAGGTTGTATTGATACGCTTTTGACCGCGGTTATCGGAGATTCACTGACTCGT
Coding sequences:
- the aceE gene encoding pyruvate dehydrogenase (acetyl-transferring), homodimeric type, with translation MSDMKHDVDALETQDWLEALESVVREEGVERAQFLLEQVLDKARLDGVDMATGINTNYINTIPAAQEPAYPGDVTLERRIRSIIRWNAIMIVLRASKKDLDLGGHMASYQSAAAFYEVCFNHFFRAPNETDGGDLVYYQGHISPGIYSRAFVEGRLTEEQLDNFRQEVDGKGIPSYPHPKLMPEFWQFPTVSMGLGPISAIYQARFLKYLDGRGLKETSAQRVYAFLGDGEMDEPESRGAISFAAREKLDNLCFLINCNLQRLDGPVMGNGSIIQELEGLFKGAGWNVVKVIWGSNWDSLLAKDTTGKLLQLMNETIDGDYQTFKSKDGAYVREHFFGKYPETAALVADMTDDEIFALKRGGHDSSKLFAAFNNAKETNGKPTVILAKTVKGYGMGDAAEGKNIAHGVKKMDMTHVQHLRDRLGLEDILSDEKIAELPYLKLEEGTPEYEYMHARRNALHGYTPARLPKFTQEFKVPELDAFAPLLGEQKRDISTTMAYVRTLNILLKDKNIGKNIVPIICDEARTFGMEGLFRQVGIYNPHGQEYTPEDKGIVSYYKEATSGQVLQEGINELGSMASWVAAATSYSTNDLPMIPFYIYYSMFGFQRIGDMAWLAGDQQARGFLLGATAGRTTLNGEGLQHEDGHSHIQANTIPNCISYDPTFAYELAVIMQDGIRRMYGPEQENVYYYLTVMNENYAMPAMPEGAEEGIRKGIYKLESHAGAKGKVQLMSSGTIMNEARKAAEILSEEYGVASDVFSVTSFNELTRDGQAVERDNMLHPEAEEKVPYITTVLGKEPAIAVTDYMKNYAEQVRAYMPTESYKVLGTDGFGRSDSRANLRRHFEVNAGYIVVAALTELAKRGDIEKSVVVEAIAKFDIDTEKTNPQYA
- a CDS encoding LuxR/HapR/OpaR family quorum-sensing transcriptional regulator is translated as MDSISKRPRTRLSPLKRKLQLMEIALEVFSRRGIGRGGHADIADIAQVSVATVFNYFPTREDLVDEVLNHVVRQFSNFLSDNIDLDIHAKQNLHNIATEMVTLVAQDSHWLNVWFEWSASTRDEVWPLFVTTNRTNQMLVQNMFSKAIERGEVCDDHDPKHLANLFHGICYSLFIQAKRVETPEELSSLTDSYLNMLCIYK
- the can gene encoding carbonate dehydratase, whose translation is MPEIKQLFENNSKWSEEIRSQRPEYFTTLEEGQSPGFLWIGCSDSRVPAERLTGLYSGELFVHRNVANQVVHTDLNCLSVVQYAVDVLKVKHIIVCGHYGCGGVNAAIDNPKLGLINNWLLHIRDNYLKYRKQIEGLPREQWGDKLCEINVAEQVYNLGNSTIMQNAWERGQDVEIHGVVYGIGDGKLQDLGVRCSSNDTLENSHLDALNKILTTPLLSQQS
- the hpt gene encoding hypoxanthine phosphoribosyltransferase, producing the protein MKHTVEVMISEQEVQDRVNELGKQITEHYNGSEDLVLVGLLRGSFVFMADLARAIDLTHQVDFMTASSYGNGMESSRDVRILKDLDDDIQGKDVLLVEDIIDTGNTLTKVKEILSLRGPKSIEICTLLDKPSRREVTVDTKWIGFEIPDEFVVGVGIDYAQKYRHLPYIGKVVPQE
- the lpdA gene encoding dihydrolipoyl dehydrogenase, with the translated sequence MSKEIKAQVVVLGSGPAGYSAAFRCADLGLETVLVERYSTLGGVCLNVGCIPSKALLHVSKVIEEAKAMAEHGVVFGEPQTDINKIRIWKEKVVDQLTGGLGGMAKMRNVTVVNGFGKFTGPNSILVEGEGEATTVNFDNAIIAAGSRPIKLPFIPHEDPRIWDSTDALELNEVPEKLLIMGGGIIGLEMGTVYHSLGSKVEVVEMFDQVIPAADKDIVKVFTKRIKNKFKLMLETKVTAVEAKEDGIYVSMEGKKAPAEAERYDAVLVAIGRVPNGALIDAEKAGIEVDERGFINVDKQMRTNVPHIHAIGDVVGQPMLAHKGVHEGHVAAEVISGKKHYFDPKVIPSIAYTEPEVAWVGKTEKEAKAEGINYEVATFPWAASGRAIASDCADGVTKMIFDKDTHRVIGGAVVGTNGGELLGEIGLAIEMGCDAEDIALTIHAHPTLHESVGLAAEVFEGSITDLPNKKAVKKKK
- the aceF gene encoding pyruvate dehydrogenase complex dihydrolipoyllysine-residue acetyltransferase → MTIEINVPDIGADEVEVTEILVNVGDKVEEEQSLITVEGDKASMEVPASQAGIVKEIKVAEGDSVSTGSLIMIFEAEGAAAVPAAPAVEAAAPVAAAPAAAAELKEVHVPDIGGDEVEVTEIMVAIGDAVEEEQSLLTVEGDKASMEVPAPFAGIVKEIKIASGDSVSTGSLVMVFEVAGSGAPVAAAPAPAAAPVAAAPAASAEKEVNVPDIGGDEVEVTEIMVAVGDTVEEEQSLITVEGDKASMEVPAPFAGTVKEIKIAAGDKVSTGSLIMTFVVEGAAPAPVAAPAQAAAPAAAPAPKAEAPAEAPAAAGDFQENGDYAHASPVVRRLAREFGVNLSKVKGTGRKSRILKEDVQSYVKDALKRLESGAAASGKGGDGSALGLLPWPKVDFSKFGETEVQKLSKIKKISGANLHRNWVMIPHVTQWDNADITELEAFRKEQNAIEAKKDTGMKITPLVFIMKAVAKALEAFPAFNSSLSEDGESIILKKYVNVGIAVDTPNGLVVPVFKDVNKKGIYELSEELMAVSKKARSGKLTAADMQGGCFTISSLGGIGGTAFTPIVNAPEVGILGVSKSEIKPVWNGKEFQPRLQLPLSLSYDHRVIDGAEGARFITFLNSALSDIRRLVL
- a CDS encoding IS3 family transposase (programmed frameshift), with protein sequence MKVKSQRQYTDEFKREAVQRSLDSSDTVKSVALSLGISPVLLSKWRCQMTSKKTNSLPIPNHGPEKSFAQLEKEIRQLKKKLEMAELENDFLKEGEGFLRQPKRIRFEYILKKASVKLPVIRLCQWLGVSKAGYYKWLTRKPSKRETDNESLSHYLRRESKAQYCIPGYRKLWEAAVANGFICNKKRVQRLLQNMGYRSCASKKRYGRAPRQNTLIPAYNILARQFKVDKPDRVWVSDITQVRCTDGWQYLCVVLDLFSRKVIGWSTSRINNAKLVLRSLNKAWKQRQPLGHELLFHSDQGIQYRALETIRWHRKRKIKVSMSRKGNCWDNACSESFFAQYKKEWMNNLDQLSRQEMTMQSRIYIDTYYNPVRRHGTLGGVSPMDFELIN